DNA from Variovorax sp. V213:
CTTTTCGCTCAACGGCGAGGTGCACGCGGTGCGGGTGACGCCGAGGGGTTCGGGCCGTTTCGATGTCGCGCTCGACGCAGCGCCACCGGCCCATATCGTGCTGCTGTCGCTGCCCGGCAATGGCAGCGTGCGCTTCTCGTGCGGAAGCGTCTCGGAGCAGGCCTTGGCGGTGCGCGTATCCGCCGATCGCTCATGGTTCCATTTCCGCGGCCAGGCCTTCGAACTGCAGGACCTGACGCATGTCGCCGTGCCCCGCGCCGGTGCCGCGGCCGGCGACGGCCTGCTGCGCGCCTCGATGAACGGCCGCGTCATCGCGCTGCTGGTGGCCGAGGGCGACGCGGTCGCCGCCGGCCAGCCGCTCGTCACGCTCGAAGCGATGAAGATGGAACATGTGCACTGCGCGCCGCGCGCCGGCCGCGTTGCCGCATTGCACGTGGCGGTGGGTGCACAGGTGGCGGCGCGCCATGTGGTGGCGGAGATTGCCGACGCATGAGGGCGCACACTGCGCTCGTTCAGTTTTTCCGGAAGCCTTTCGCATGAACGCCTCTTCCCGATATCGTTCCGTGTTCTCGCCCGGCCTGTTCGCCGGGCAGGTGATCGTCGTCACCGGCGGTGGCTCCGGCATCGGCCGCTGCACGGCGCACGAGCTCGCGTCGCTGGGCGCAGAGGTGGTGCTGGTCGGCCGCAAGACCGAAAAGCTGAAGCAGGTGCAGGCCGAGATCGCGAGTGCCGGTGGCAAGGCAGGCATCCAGGCCTTCGACATCCGGCAGGAAGAGGCGGTGCGCACAGCCGTTGCCGGCATCGTCGCGACACATGGCCGCATCGACGGCCTCGTCAACAACGCGGGCGGCCAGTACATCACGCCGCTCGCGGCGATTTCGGCCAAGGGCTGGGAGGCGGTGATCCACACCAACCTCACGGGCGGCTTCCTGGTCGCGCGCGAATGCTTTGTGCAAAGCATGCAGGCCAAGGGCGGTGCCATCGTCAACATCGTGGCCGACATGTGGGGTTCCATGCCCAACATGGGCCACAGCGGCGCCGCGCGCGCGGGCATGGTGAGCTTCACCGAAACGGCCGCCCTCGAATGGGCCGCGAGCGGCGTGCGCGTGAACGCCGTGGCGCCGGGCTATATCGCATCGAGCGGCATGGACCACTACCCGCCCGAGGCCGGCGACATGCTGCGCGCCATGCGCAACACCGTGCCCGCGGGGCGCTTCGGCAACGAGGCCGAGACCTCGGCCGCCATCGCCTTCCTGCTGAGCCCCGCGGCGAGCTTCATCAGCGGCAGCGTGCTGCGCGTGGACGGCGCGCGGCCGCAGGTGCGCATGGGCTGGCCAATGGCGCTGCCCGATGCGCAGGCGCAGCAGCGCGCGGCGGTGCGGCCCTTCGACGGCTTTCATCTCGCCGAGACGCCGCGCGTGTTCCAGGATGGCGACGAACCGAACGACTGATTGGAGACAACCGCATGCAGTACACCCACGAGCATCTCGAGATCCAGAACACGCTGCGCCGCTTCATCGACGACGAGATCAATCCGCATGTCGACGAATGGGAAGAGGCCGAGATCTTTCCCGCGCACGAGGTCTTCAAGAAGCTCGGCAACCTGGGCATGCTGGGCCTCAACAAGCCCGAGGCCTTCGGCGGCGCCGGCCTCGACTATTCGTACGCGATGGCGATGGCCGAGGCGCTGGGCCACGTGAGCTGCGGCGGCGTGCCGATGGCCATCGGCGTGCAGACCGACATGTGCACGCCCGCACTCGCGCGCTTTGGCAGCGACGAACTGCGCCGCGAGTTCCTGGCACCCGCCATCGCGGGCGACACGGTCGGCTGCATCGGCGTGAGCGAGCCCGGCGCGGGCAGCGACGTGGCGGGTCTCAAGAGCCATGCGCGCAAGGACGGCGCTGACTACCTCATCAGCGGCCAGAAGATGTGGATCACCAACAGCCTGCAGGCCGACTGGATGTGCATGCTGGTCAACACCAGCGACGGCCCGGTGCATCGGAACAAGTCGCTCGTGATGGTGCCCATGGACGCGCCTGGTATCGAGAAGGCAAAAAAAATCCGCAAGATCGGCATGCATTCGAGTGACACCGGCCTCATCTACTTCGACAACGTTCGCGTGCCGCAGCGCTATCGCATCGGCGAGGAAGGCCAGGGCTTCGTCTACCAGATGCAGCAATTCCAGGAAGAGCGGCTGTGGGCCGCCGCGAGTTCGCTCGAACCGATGGAGGACTGCATCGCGCAGACCATCGAATGGGCGCAGCAGCGCCACATGTTCGGCGGCACGCTGGCCGACCAGCAGTGGGTGCAATTCAAGCTGGCCGAGCTCAAGACCGAAGTGGAGGCGCTGCGCGCCCTCGCCTACCGAGCCTGCGATCTGCATGTGCAGGGCGAGGACGTGCTCGAGCTGGCCTCGATGGCCAAGCTCAAGACGGGCCGGCTCACGCGGCAGGTGGCCGACACCTGCCTGCAGTTCTGGGGCGGCATGGGCTTCACGCTCGAGAACCGCGTCTCGCGCCTGTACCGCGACGGCCGGCTGGGCTCCATCGGCGGCGGCGCGGACGAGGTGATGCTGGGCATCCTCGCGAAGACCATGGGCATCGCCAAGCGGCCGCCGCGCGGCTGAAGCGCGATGGACGCCGAACTGCAAGCCGACCGCGCGGCGCTCGCCGACACGGTGCGGC
Protein-coding regions in this window:
- a CDS encoding SDR family oxidoreductase, which translates into the protein MNASSRYRSVFSPGLFAGQVIVVTGGGSGIGRCTAHELASLGAEVVLVGRKTEKLKQVQAEIASAGGKAGIQAFDIRQEEAVRTAVAGIVATHGRIDGLVNNAGGQYITPLAAISAKGWEAVIHTNLTGGFLVARECFVQSMQAKGGAIVNIVADMWGSMPNMGHSGAARAGMVSFTETAALEWAASGVRVNAVAPGYIASSGMDHYPPEAGDMLRAMRNTVPAGRFGNEAETSAAIAFLLSPAASFISGSVLRVDGARPQVRMGWPMALPDAQAQQRAAVRPFDGFHLAETPRVFQDGDEPND
- a CDS encoding acyl-CoA dehydrogenase family protein, with product MQYTHEHLEIQNTLRRFIDDEINPHVDEWEEAEIFPAHEVFKKLGNLGMLGLNKPEAFGGAGLDYSYAMAMAEALGHVSCGGVPMAIGVQTDMCTPALARFGSDELRREFLAPAIAGDTVGCIGVSEPGAGSDVAGLKSHARKDGADYLISGQKMWITNSLQADWMCMLVNTSDGPVHRNKSLVMVPMDAPGIEKAKKIRKIGMHSSDTGLIYFDNVRVPQRYRIGEEGQGFVYQMQQFQEERLWAAASSLEPMEDCIAQTIEWAQQRHMFGGTLADQQWVQFKLAELKTEVEALRALAYRACDLHVQGEDVLELASMAKLKTGRLTRQVADTCLQFWGGMGFTLENRVSRLYRDGRLGSIGGGADEVMLGILAKTMGIAKRPPRG